In the genome of Desulfuromonas thiophila, the window TGGGGTTGGCGCAGGGACTGGAACGCATGGTCGAAGGTTTCCGCCAAACGGGTTAAAACCCTTGCGTCACGGCCAAGGCCGGCGCGGCGGCGTCCTTGGCCGACAGCAGCGGTTCCATGCCGGCCAGCGGCCAGTCGATGGCCAGCTGCGGATCATCCCAGCGAATGGCGCGTTCGGCTTCCGGCGCATAATAGTCCGTGGTCTTATAGAGAAACTCGGCCACTTCGCTGAGAACAACAAAGCCATGGGCGAATCCTTCCGGCAGCCACAGCTGGCGTTTATTTTCAGCCGACAGCCGCACGCCGTACCAGCGACCGAAGCTGGCGGAAGAACGCCGCAGATCGACGGCGACATCGAAGACCTCACCGACCACGCAGCGCACCAGCTTGCCCTGGGCGGCTGGCGGCAGCTGGTAGTGCAGCCCGCGCAGCACGCCGCGCACCGAGCGCGAATGGTTGTCCTGCACAAAGCGAACCGGTCGACCAACAGCGCCATCGAACTGGCGCTGATTGAAGCTTTCCATGAAAAAGCCGCGCGCGTCACCGAACAGGCGCGGTTCGAACAACAGCAGATCGGCGATGGGCGTGGCGATTTTCTGCATGTTCAGCGTGCCTCTTGTTCGGCCAGCACCCGTTCGAGATAGTCGCGGTAGCTCGACCGGGGGGTCGCGGCGATCACCTGGCGCATCTGGTTGGCATCGATAAACCCCTTGCGCAGGGAGATTTCTTCCAGACAGGCAATCTTGAGACCCTGACGGGCTTCGAGGGTGCCGATGAAATGGCTGGCTTCGAGCAGGCTCATGTGGGTGCCGGTATCAAGCCAGGCGATGCCGCGTTCCAGGCGCTCGACGCGCAGCTGGCCACGTTTGAGATAAGCCATGTTGACATCGGTGATTTCCAGCTCG includes:
- the rfbC gene encoding dTDP-4-dehydrorhamnose 3,5-epimerase → MQKIATPIADLLLFEPRLFGDARGFFMESFNQRQFDGAVGRPVRFVQDNHSRSVRGVLRGLHYQLPPAAQGKLVRCVVGEVFDVAVDLRRSSASFGRWYGVRLSAENKRQLWLPEGFAHGFVVLSEVAEFLYKTTDYYAPEAERAIRWDDPQLAIDWPLAGMEPLLSAKDAAAPALAVTQGF